A section of the Desulfuromonas acetoxidans DSM 684 genome encodes:
- a CDS encoding sigma-54-dependent transcriptional regulator, producing MTHSGLYPKFPVLLVDDEVEWLESFSFTLEYQAGITHVMTCSQSHEVMALLKEQPFSLVILDMTMPPPTGEQLLPLITAEYPDVPVVVLSGLNQLDTAVNCMKLGATDYYTKTTEISHLMTGLKRILTEQDLRRELQTLKSGLLSYGLNHPDVFEEIVTRSPMMISVFKYLEAVACSCEPILIVGESGSGKELIAKAVHRLSCPDAPWVAVNVAGLDDTAFSDTLFGHVRGAFTGADKPREGMIAKAAGGVLFLDEIGDLSLQSQVKLLRLLQEKEYFALGSDAPRQVEARIICATNCDLAGKQQSGAFRKDLYYRLCSHQVVLPPLRERSEDLPLLLTHFLEQAADQLNKEVPTYPPQLPVLLSTYHFPGNIRELRGMVYDALSQHRQGILSMDVFRQAIAIDESDKNAPTSCPITGRVMFPEQLPTLDEVAGQLVDEAMKRSQGNQSIASKLLGISQPALSRRLKKSSESCA from the coding sequence ATGACACATTCGGGTCTTTATCCAAAATTTCCGGTGCTGCTGGTTGATGATGAGGTGGAGTGGTTGGAGAGTTTCAGCTTTACTCTGGAATATCAGGCTGGGATCACCCATGTCATGACCTGCAGTCAAAGCCATGAAGTGATGGCGCTGCTCAAGGAGCAACCATTCAGTCTGGTGATTCTCGATATGACCATGCCGCCACCGACCGGGGAACAGTTGTTGCCGTTGATCACTGCAGAGTATCCAGATGTGCCAGTGGTCGTTCTGAGTGGACTCAATCAGCTTGATACGGCTGTCAACTGCATGAAGCTCGGGGCTACGGATTATTATACGAAAACCACTGAAATCAGCCATCTGATGACGGGGTTGAAGCGCATTCTTACCGAACAGGATCTACGCCGTGAGTTGCAAACGCTCAAAAGTGGCTTGCTCAGCTATGGCTTGAATCATCCCGACGTGTTTGAAGAGATTGTGACGCGCAGTCCGATGATGATCTCGGTGTTCAAGTACCTTGAAGCTGTCGCCTGCAGTTGTGAGCCCATTCTGATCGTCGGCGAGTCCGGGTCGGGTAAAGAGTTGATTGCCAAAGCGGTTCACCGCTTGAGTTGTCCTGATGCGCCATGGGTGGCGGTTAATGTTGCTGGACTCGATGACACTGCGTTCAGCGATACCTTGTTTGGCCATGTTCGTGGCGCGTTTACCGGCGCCGACAAACCCAGAGAGGGAATGATCGCCAAGGCTGCAGGAGGAGTTCTGTTTCTTGATGAGATTGGCGATCTGTCGTTGCAATCCCAGGTGAAGTTATTGCGTCTGTTACAGGAGAAGGAATATTTTGCGTTGGGCAGTGATGCGCCCCGTCAGGTGGAAGCGCGAATCATCTGTGCAACCAATTGCGATCTTGCCGGCAAGCAGCAGTCCGGTGCTTTTCGAAAAGATCTGTATTACCGTCTTTGCTCGCACCAGGTTGTTCTGCCACCGTTGCGTGAGCGTAGTGAAGATCTACCCTTGTTGCTCACTCATTTTCTCGAACAGGCTGCCGATCAATTGAATAAAGAGGTGCCGACCTATCCACCTCAATTGCCGGTCCTGTTATCAACGTATCACTTCCCCGGCAATATCCGAGAATTGCGTGGAATGGTTTACGATGCCTTAAGTCAGCATCGTCAGGGAATCCTGTCGATGGACGTCTTTCGCCAGGCCATTGCTATTGATGAGTCTGACAAAAACGCACCAACCTCCTGCCCGATTACCGGCAGGGTGATGTTTCCCGAGCAGTTGCCCACTCTGGATGAAGTTGCCGGGCAACTGGTTGATGAAGCCATGAAGCGTTCTCAGGGCAATCAATCAATCGCCTCAAAGCTTTTAGGGATTTCCCAACCTGCATTAAGTCGACGATTGAAAAAGTCCTCTGAGTCTTGCGCCTGA
- a CDS encoding chemotaxis protein CheW encodes MMSDVENTMVDETFETMDMAQKDLYLNFHIGSEDFGIDIAHVIEIIGIQRITAVPDMPHYMQGVINLRGKVISVMDVRLRFDMEQREYDDRTCVVVVNVGEDTVGLIVDRVNEVVEISSNQIQPVPQLQLNEDYIMGLGKLNDEVKILIDVDRLINEGDFVEAA; translated from the coding sequence ATGATGAGCGATGTAGAGAACACAATGGTTGACGAAACGTTTGAAACAATGGACATGGCACAGAAGGACCTGTACTTGAACTTTCATATCGGTAGTGAGGATTTTGGCATCGATATCGCCCATGTGATTGAGATCATCGGCATCCAGAGAATTACCGCTGTTCCGGACATGCCACACTACATGCAGGGTGTGATCAATTTGCGCGGTAAGGTGATTTCGGTGATGGATGTCCGCCTGCGATTTGATATGGAACAGCGTGAGTATGATGATCGTACCTGTGTTGTGGTTGTCAATGTTGGTGAAGATACCGTTGGACTGATTGTCGATCGTGTGAATGAAGTGGTCGAGATCAGCAGTAACCAGATTCAGCCGGTTCCCCAATTACAACTGAACGAGGATTATATTATGGGGTTGGGCAAGTTGAATGATGAAGTGAAAATCCTTATTGACGTTGATCGCTTGATCAATGAAGGAGACTTTGTCGAAGCGGCATAA
- a CDS encoding methyl-accepting chemotaxis protein — MKNLNVSMKIFVLSMALIVGFTVTIGWVYSSFKDHLYHAKNIEIKHSVESAWSIVDFYAHSYKNGEITLEQAQASAKEAISHTRFDHGNNYFWIQDATPTMVMHPIKPELDGKNLSSITDPNGKALFVEMAQVAGKSGEGFVEYQWSKPGATKPVGKASFVKLQPDWGWIVGAGLYLDDIQAELNAIFYAVIAVVSVVILLAITLVYFVSRGISRPLKHAVEMLSSLEAGQLSSRMNLNQKDEVGQMAATMDKFADSLQNDIVASLRKLADGNLDFDVVPHSDKDEIRGALKALGNDMNEIMSQVQVAGEQIAAGSTEVSDSSQALSQGATESASSLEEISASMQELSSQIQLSADNAGQASQLADQARTAADSGKDSMQDMIGAMDDISASGQDIAKIIKVIDEIAFQTNLLALNAAVEAARAGQHGKGFAVVAEEVRNLAARSAKAASETAELIEGSVKKAENGVTIADRTASGFNDIVQSIVKVTDLVAEIASASNEQAQGVQQVSIGLGQIDQVTQQNTASAEEGAAAAEELSSQADQLRQMLGRFVLKQGQNRVVMHQPEPEPVAWQEPKPQVERVAYERKPHALPVERSQLVPGQGSGWGENATR, encoded by the coding sequence ATGAAGAACTTGAACGTATCCATGAAAATTTTTGTGCTGAGCATGGCCTTGATCGTCGGTTTTACTGTGACGATCGGTTGGGTGTACAGCAGCTTCAAAGATCATCTGTACCATGCGAAAAATATCGAAATTAAACATTCGGTCGAAAGCGCCTGGAGCATTGTCGATTTTTATGCGCACTCCTACAAAAACGGCGAGATAACCCTGGAGCAAGCGCAGGCCTCTGCCAAAGAAGCTATCAGCCACACTCGTTTTGATCATGGCAACAATTATTTCTGGATTCAAGATGCTACACCGACCATGGTCATGCATCCGATCAAGCCGGAATTGGATGGCAAGAATCTCAGCAGCATTACCGATCCCAATGGCAAAGCACTATTTGTTGAAATGGCTCAGGTCGCCGGCAAATCTGGTGAAGGTTTTGTTGAGTACCAATGGAGCAAGCCCGGTGCCACCAAGCCTGTTGGCAAAGCCTCGTTTGTCAAGTTGCAACCTGATTGGGGTTGGATTGTCGGTGCCGGACTTTACCTTGACGATATTCAGGCTGAACTCAATGCGATCTTTTACGCGGTTATTGCTGTTGTCAGTGTGGTCATTCTTCTGGCCATAACTCTGGTGTATTTCGTCTCTCGCGGCATCTCCCGTCCACTGAAACACGCCGTAGAGATGTTGTCCAGTCTCGAAGCTGGTCAATTGTCGTCCCGAATGAATCTGAATCAAAAAGACGAAGTGGGGCAGATGGCCGCCACCATGGACAAATTTGCCGACAGTCTGCAAAACGATATCGTCGCCTCGCTGCGCAAGCTGGCCGACGGCAACCTCGACTTTGACGTGGTTCCCCACAGCGACAAAGACGAGATTCGTGGCGCCCTCAAAGCGCTTGGCAACGACATGAATGAAATTATGTCCCAAGTCCAGGTGGCAGGAGAGCAGATTGCAGCCGGATCCACTGAAGTATCCGATTCCAGTCAGGCCTTATCACAAGGTGCCACGGAATCCGCCAGCTCTCTCGAAGAGATCTCCGCCTCCATGCAGGAGCTCAGCAGCCAGATTCAACTCAGTGCCGACAACGCCGGCCAGGCCAGTCAGCTTGCCGATCAGGCCCGCACTGCAGCCGACAGCGGTAAAGACAGCATGCAGGATATGATTGGTGCCATGGACGACATCAGCGCCTCCGGTCAGGATATCGCCAAGATCATCAAAGTGATCGACGAGATCGCGTTCCAGACCAACTTGCTGGCTCTCAACGCCGCCGTAGAAGCTGCCCGCGCCGGACAGCACGGCAAAGGCTTCGCTGTTGTCGCCGAAGAGGTGCGCAACCTGGCCGCTCGCAGCGCCAAAGCCGCCAGTGAAACCGCTGAACTGATCGAAGGTTCCGTCAAAAAAGCCGAAAACGGTGTGACCATTGCCGACCGTACGGCCAGCGGCTTTAACGACATCGTACAAAGCATCGTTAAGGTGACCGATCTGGTCGCTGAAATCGCCTCGGCCAGCAACGAGCAGGCCCAAGGTGTGCAACAGGTCAGCATCGGCTTAGGTCAAATCGATCAAGTAACCCAGCAGAACACCGCCAGTGCCGAAGAGGGTGCGGCCGCCGCCGAAGAGCTGTCCAGTCAGGCCGATCAGCTGCGTCAGATGTTGGGACGGTTCGTACTCAAGCAAGGTCAGAACCGTGTGGTTATGCATCAGCCTGAGCCGGAACCTGTTGCATGGCAGGAACCTAAGCCCCAAGTTGAACGGGTGGCTTATGAGCGCAAACCTCACGCGCTTCCGGTTGAGCGTTCCCAATTGGTTCCGGGACAGGGTAGTGGTTGGGGCGAGAATGCAACCCGCTAA